From Pangasianodon hypophthalmus isolate fPanHyp1 chromosome 10, fPanHyp1.pri, whole genome shotgun sequence:
GGATGAATCTGCATCTAGAGAAGGTTTGTTCGAGTTTATTTATCAGCAAGAGATCCATCCTGATTTTGAAGAGTAAAGGCAACCCTGGGTCAACAAGGAAGGAGATTAGATTACATTGGATCAGCCAACCATATGACATCACCACATTTGACCTAATGGTggctagcatgctagcaaacCTGGCTCCTGATTTAGAtacataatcattaaaaaaaaaaaaaaaaaaaagttcacttaATGTTAGTCAGCTTGCTACCAAACAAGATAGCTAAGTTTTTTAGTGAAATATTGAAGCATTTTACTTCACTTCAGCCATTTTACTATCAGATTATTAACGGCAATGTTAGCTAAGCTACCTAGTTAGAGAACTAGCACTAGTGCAATGCTGTgcttagctagctggctagcttgtgttatgtttttaatccattataTAGCTTAAAGCAGTATGTTATGCTAAGCAGTACAtgaaggagaaaataaaaagggcTAGTGGTGATATCATGATaaagtttgtgtttaaatttaaaacttaaGCTTGACCCTTTTCGCCCCAGGGGACGCAGAATCAGGACGTGTGAAGGAGATGTAGGCCATTTTACTGCTAATGAACAAGTCACACAGCTACTACAGTGACACACGATAACAGGAAGTGCACGTGTCTCTTCCCTTGCCATGaattataaatgaacaaaatggaATTGACATTAATGATGTATTAGGCGATTGGAGAAAGTTGAGTCTTCAACAGTGTGCTGCGgttttcactctctctcctcgtTAGATTTTGATTGTGCTTGTTTTGGCTCTATGGGTTTTCCTCCCCCTCTACGTCTGCatcactttctctttcactcttcctCACACATTTGCATTACACTTTGTTCATTGCGGGTACCCATGTGACTTCTCGTTAAATCCCAGTCCCTTTGTCCTCTCTGTCCATCGACTATTTGGCTTCTAGTGTTTCAGACAGCTCGGTGACGAGAAGGCTGCCATTCACAGCATGCTTCGCACTGACGGAAAGCGTCGAGTGATGAGTCCTTTGTTTTGCAGCACAATGAATCTCTATTGTGTGACCTAGTGCTTGGCTTCTGAACAGGATGACGACCCACTAATTAACAATCACACATTTGTCTTCATTATTTTGTCTCTCAACTACCATTCACTGCCTCCAATTCTGGAAAGTTTCTCTTCAAGCCATGGCTTTGCCATGAAGGGCACTAGGGGGTGCCACAATTACCCTGAAATGACCTTAGCTGGTGTCTTGCGATGAACCGGTGCctcatccaaggtgtattccagcctcacgcccagtattcccaggataggctctggatccacagcaACCTTGGCCAGAATAAAGCTCTGTAGTACCATACAGTGCTACTCAATGGCCAATTTTTTGTAAAatctgtcagtttttttttacgCAATTGTAGCATTTCCTAATTTCGttgtatacagagatatacgatgacaataaaggctttcattcattcattcatcatcctTTGGAGTCCCAAAGATGCAACATGCAAAACGTCAGCAACAATTTTTGGCATAACACCCCCTTGTGAAAAATTAGCATGAAATTAGGAGATAGTCCTAGGAATGTTCTGATGATGTGTACCAGAACTGGACATTGTGTCCACAAGATATAGATGATTTAGTAAAAGTAGTCCTTGCCCTGATATTTCATTAACCTGTTTTGAAATGTCTAGTATTTATGCTTCTGCCGCCATCTGTGCATCCTACTTTTTATTAGCACGATATCtaaagaacgagtggttgaatttTTGTAAGATTTATAAGGAATTATCGCTGTAACCAACAGATGACCTGATTAGAATTGGAATTTATCCAAACAAAGACAAGGTCTCAGCAAGCACAATTGTCTGAAATAGGTTTTCTTAAAttgcttccttcctgtttgaagtgtATTTTCAGGGTATTTCAGGCATAGCAATTTGTAAAAAGAAGGAATAGATTTTTTGAGACATCACTGTCAACCGTCGCCGTTACTGGCATCAAATtctacagtcatgggaaaaagaacgtacaccctccttcaattctgtgTCTCACGGTCCAGACCTCAgccccactgagatgctgtggtgggatcttGAGAGAGCTATGCGTAAACAAATACCCTCAAATATCAATGCACTGAAGTAATGTTGtcaagaagagtgggccaaaatttctccaaaatgatgtgagagactgatggACTCCTACAGAAAATGATTACTTTAcatgttattgttgctaaaggtggttctacgtgttgctgaattatagggtgtacttattttttctgacctagtttctgaatgttggtttactttttgagaaaaatgactacatagtgaaatctgttgtgtttcactgttgttatttgattatttatagaagttgttgaggaccacacaattgttatttaggccctgataattAAAAACCCAGAATTGACAGAGAGTGTACTTTCTTTGTCCCATGactatacttatttatttttggattatCAGATAAACTATCAAGGAGGAGTTAGTAGCACTGGGTTTCGTatgaaatgcaaatcagctctAAATCTAAGTAGGCAGAGTTTAATGGCTGGTTTGAGTCAGGGAATCCTCAGGGCGAAGGCGTTATAGGCCAGAACGTAATCCTGCAGATTGATTTGACTCATCTTGCTTGCCTGCGTGAAGTCAGGGAGTGCTACCAGTCCACCAAGTCTCTATGATCACTATGATGTATGAAGGATCTtagatgaaagaagaaaaatcttaaCAAAATcttaacaaaaataaagttgGTGCTTGGGCCCCTAAAACATCATtactcctaaaaaaaaaaaaaaaaaaaaagtagattactttttttatgctgtaactgtaaattattAAGAAAGGTAGTTTTTTCTTGACATCAAGTAACCATACAAACCAATTAGCCAGGTTTTTGTGAAATGGATAATTGTGACTATCCTGTGCTAACATATAGATGTTACATCATGTAGAAAATATCCTTATCTAAAAAGGATCAGAAAAGTTAGCCCATCAGATTACACTGAGCATTACATTTCCTCTCTACTTCCTGTAGTGTAATCCTCCATTGATGGTGAATGATCTTTTCCATGACATTCGAGATGGACGAGTTCTCATGGCCTTGCTGGAGGAGCTTTCAGGATGCAGGCTGGTGAGAATCTTCTggaataaaagattaaaaaaaaaagcagcatttaTATGTCCATTCACCAACAGAGATAATACTTTAAGAAATATTCTTAAATGGTTTATTTGATTTGGCTccactaaaaataaatacaattagcATCCGTCAGTTAATGCACAAGGCTTTTCTGAAAGTATTTGATTTCTCTATTTTGTCTCTATTTGTCAATTGCTGGGGAAATATTAAAAGTATGTGTTCTGATTTTTTCAGCTGCATGAATTCAAACCGTCCGCGCATCGCATTTTCAGGCTTAATAACATAGCCAGGGTTTTGGCATTCCTGGAGGAAAGAAATGTAAGTAGTCATATAAGCTCATAAATCAGTAAAAATACAGCATGTTGGCACGATTGTGTGTGATGAGTCACTTGTCTCTTCCAGGTAAAGTTGGTCAGCATCGATGCCGCAGACGTCGCTGATGGCAATTCTTCCATTGTGCTCGGACTGATCTGGAATATCATTCTCTTTTTCCAGGTAAAGATATGATACGCTTGTCTCTGTTCGCTTATCTGGCATTGACTGACATAGATTGTGTTTTGCTTTATGCGCAGTACAGGagcgaaaaagaaaaaatactgcTAACTAGACAGTAGACTtcctaaaatgaaaataataaaggcAAAAGGTTTTTCCTTAAATCTGAATCCGCCCTCTCTTGTGCTTTAATTTAGGTTAATTTCAGTCATTTACTCACTTTCAGTTATGCTTATGGTAGTTCATGTACTTTTCATGCGGAGTTTGAAATGTGTATGTCTTTTCCCCAGATAAAAGAGCTTACAGGAAACATAAGGAACCAATTCCCGTCCTCTTCCAGCCTGTCGTCTATCCCAACCAGCTCAGACTCAGACATGTCACAGTCCAGCACGCCGTCAGATGAGAAGAAGCCATCCATCGTTGCCAGGGATCATGGAAAAGCCATAAAGACTCTCTTGCACTGGGTCCAGAGACGTACCAGGAAGTAAGTGTTCCTGAGTATGGTAAGGTCTTTCTGAGGAGCAGTCACAAGCTGTGTGTATTCAAAAGCTCAATACTTATCATCCTGTTTTTTTATAGATATGGTGTGGCAGTCCAGGATTTTGGCAAGAGCTGGACAAGTGGTCTGGCGTTTCTTGCAGTCATCAAGTCCATTGACCCGAGTCTGGTGGACATGAGGAGAGCTCTGCTCAGATCGCCCAGAGAGAACATCGAAGAGGCCTTCAGGACGGCACATTACAGCCTGGGCATCCCACGACTTCTGGAGCCTGAAGGTACCACTGCCTCCCTAAATGATTTGGTGTGATTTTGATTTATCACTTATGCAAGGCTTACATTGGAAAGCTCCTGCAACAGTAAAAACAATTGGGTCAGAAACAGTGGTGTAGTAAAATGAAACATATCTCCTCAGACGTAACCCTGAATCGTCCTGACGAACAGTCCATAATGACCTACGTGTCCCAGTTTCTGGAGCACTTTCCAGGAATCGAGGAGGTAAGATCCTGTGAATGTCATCCATCAGATTATAAATATCAAGTAGTGTGTTTAAGATGTGATTTATGTGCTATCCGATTGCTGTTTCCTGAAGGACGAGCCTTCGGATATCCTGGAGAGGAATAAGGTCAGTGCGCGGATGACAGAGTTGCCGGTTAAGAATGGAGttcagaggaagagagaaaagtcCAGTGTAGTGAAGAGAGACTGGGTTCAGCCTCCACCCAAGATCTTTATCTCCTCGGTGGTTAAAGATCAAGAACAAAAACGTTCTCCTGTCCCACTCCAAACGGTAGATGACCGACCTTGGGACAGCGAGGACTCCTCAGTGGGTTCGAGTCCCAGTACTACAGAAAATCGACCTCTGAGTCGCCCAATGGGCCTGAACAGGGACCCTTCCTCTCCCTTGAGCTCCCCACAGCCGTCTCTCATCGACTCAGCTATGGATTTTCCAGAATCGTGGGCTGAGACGCCTAGTGAGCTTCCACAGTCGTGCAGCAATGACTCTCTGAGAGATTCCACCTCAGCAGGCGATCTGACCTCACTAGGTTCTCCACTGGAATCAGAGAGGGGTCTGCAAGATCAGGTAGATTCAGAGTTGTTCATTGATGAGGGAAACTTTTCGCTCAGCTTAGAGGCTAGATCTGCATTGCTGTCTGAGGAGGAGGATGCTTATAGGTACATTTTAGATCTTAAGGAGGAAGAATCTGCCAGTGATGTGCCTAATGAGGATGTCATGAAAAACTCAAATGCACAGGAACCTTGTCCCGAGACGAATCCAGATAAACCCACATCTTCTGATCCTTACTATGGGGACAGTGACTCTGGGTACTATCCAGATCAGAAGGATATATCCACACCTCAACCAGATGATGACAGTAAGAGTTTGCTGTCCCCAGATTCTAATAAACCAGTTGATGTTGTTGAAAATGAATTGGAGAACCTGGCTGAAAATCGCAAAGAAAATCTTGAGTCTTCCAACACTGAAGCTGTACAGAAGACCTCTACTGAATCCGatcaaacaaatgtttttgaGGATGACCAAGAGTGGCCTGTTGTTCAGTATGAGAGGATTTCCATTTCAGGGAGTGAAGAGGACATTGAAGAACTTGGAGCAGAATTGTGTGAAGAACCTCTTGATGATCAAATAGAGGGAAACCAGATGCCAGATGTGTTTGGTAGCAGGATGGAGGATGGTGCTGCAGACAAAAATTACAGTTTCAGAAAGTCTGAAGATGTAGATCAGGTGCAGGAACCAGATCAGAACAGTCCAAAGCCAGAAGACAAAGCAGATCAGATCAGTACTGAGTATGAGCTTCCTCAGATCCCCACAAACCAGCCTGGGGCAACAGATACTGAGGCAGAGATCcaagagaaagaggaacagaagtCTGGCACTGAGGATTCAAGCAAAACTGAAGAGCCAACAATGAAAGATTTGGGTGAATCCTACCAACAGATGACCGACAGGCTGGTGGAGACGAACGTTCCGGAGGTTGAAGAAGAGAAGCCGGAATCCAGCCCTGTGAAGCAGCCCAAGAAAATTGGTGAGAACGTCACCGGTGATGAAGAAACAAGTCAAGGTGATTTAAGCCTTGTTCAAGAGGACATTGTCGCTAAAAGCAAGTTGGAGGATGAGCTGAGTGCAACCCAAAGTCTTCCTGAGACTGAAATTATGCCTGAAAATGGGATCATCGAAGACAAGTGTGAAGACGAGTGCATGAAGGAAGAAGACTCCTCATCCAGTCTGCAAAATATCAGTAATTATAAGGCTATGGAAGATGCACTGTTTGAGAACAACATGTCCATGCCAGTATCTGTGACCTCTCGGAGTAATGCCCTTGTATCTGACATCCCCACACCTGAGGCCTTGGACGAGCCAAATCCTGGCACTCCATCCTGTGCAGAAGATGAGCAGTCCTTCAGCCCACCGACACCCAGCATAGGAGACCAGCCGTATGATAATGAGAATGAAGGACAGGCCACTTGGGAGGAGACCAAGATTCTGGATACGGAGCGGGTGGAGAGATACCGTGCAGAGCTCCGGCTGTCGCTCAGCGTGACTCCTCTGCAGCCCGCGCCCTCGCAACCTGCGCTTACTGACTCTGACAGTGCGCAGGAAAAGGTGATTACCGTACGTAATTAGGGTCATATAATGAGGACAGACAGGATATTGTGAATACACACTGGATTATCAGGAAATAGTAGCAGCGATAATGACCTTATCTCATGTTTATGGAAGGCTATAACCTCGCTGGATATGGTTCATTACTTTACTTGATTTTAAGCTACTTTTGTAGTATCTCACTGGACCTAGGAGGATGTTTGAAGTTATCTCAGCCTGGAGGAAATTACATCACTTTCACTGCATGGCTCTTGATTTTCtgacacccacgcacacacgcacacacactgatgaaatattaaatagcTGAGCTGAGGAGATGAAGATATTTCTAGCAGAAGCTCTTTTCCTTCAGTAAATGGATCAGGCCTTTGCATTTTGGATGATTTTCCCAATCAGTATCAGAATCTCACTGCAGTGCAGTTATGAAATTATCCCTGTATACACCAGCGCTTTCAGAAGAAATATAAGAGGTGATTTGAAATATGATAAATACTGTAGGGTTACAAAATCAGAGTCCACTACCAAGaacagtttgggaaaaaaaacttttatccaGCTgagtatattttgtttaattcatCATATGTTAGAGCAGTATGATTAATCATATTTAATTTGTGGTCTCAATTTAATTTGTGGCTATGATATTTGTTagcttctgattggtcggttCTGACTGCAAGACAAAGCCCAAGTTTCTAATATGTTTAATTCGTTTCTATACTAACAACACACGTatccagattaaaaaatgtgtattatagttgatatggtgcagagatgtttatttagcatttttggaaggagtctccagtgtcagcgctaaagctttttaagttttctgccataGGAAGGTCTTCATTGCACTTTCTTTACACATTTctgagtaacatgacaagctgagttgTTTATTCTTAGATTAAGTGCAAGTATGACTTCtcaatctttaataaattaaaaattgccttggcaaattgctgtgatataagataTAAAACACTCATATATGTTATTAACGGAAAATAATTTGGAACAGTGGCATGGTTATTTTCCCAGAGCAGTGTGCCCCacagatgttttatttcttacttttttcttaCTTCTTACTGTGCTGGCATAGTTGTTTTTTCATAAATAGAAATTCTATTAATGTGACTAAAGATCAGTTTTTACATTCTCAAATTTATACATGTGAAGGATTATAGAGGATTGTAAAGTACAGCTTGAGAGGTAACTCATACAAAgctagaatttatttaaaatatcctgttcatgcttttatttgttGGATTTCTTCAACTGTAACACTGCATATCTCATTAAAATTTGCATACACTCCTAATACGCTGTTAATTACTGTAAAAGTATGAtcctcatttactcatttactaaGAACACATTTTTTGGTGTCaaatttttattcctttttcatAATTGGTTAAATTGAATCAGCTCTTGGTAGCGAACTCGTACTTTTAAATCCTACTTTGGAGTGAGATTTAGTTTAATAATCAGGTAGTCTTGCAGGTAAATGAAGCttatgtacagtacataacCATCCCAAAGCCTTGTCTTCCTGATGAACACTGTATTTTGTATGTCTATGGAAATAATAATCTGTGGGTTTGAACTTCCTGCAGGTTGATGATGGAGTTGTGGAGTCTCCGGGACAGAGCCCGTTCGGGCTTTGGGTTGCACACCCAGGAGAATGGGGCTTGGTGGAGACGGACCTGGACGCAGAGATCGAGCGCAATaagagagaagaacagaaaaacagagaggaagagaagaacgAAGACTCTGCCGCTGCCAGAGAAAACACGGACACACTGAGGTACTGTGCTATTATTAGAGCCACGGCCAAGtgagaaaactttttttttttttttcctctttctctctctttctctctctttctctctcgctctcttctGAAGGGCGTAACCTCACATGAATGCCCTTCAAAGCTAACTGCAGATGACCTTAAATGTACTTAATGATGTTTGGTTTTGAAATGCGGCTAAGCCTGAAGATTTCCTTTTTAGATAAACGACTAAAAAGTCTTCCTGATTCCCTCGACGCTCTTAGGTCTGACACTTTGGTGTTAAAATGGACCTTTTGTTCCATTAAACTGTGAGTGACTTGTTGATGAATGGAATGATCACAAGGTCATGGGAAAGAaaggtgttatttttttatcatttaaacagGGAAGAAGCTGCCAGTGAGCGAAGCACTGAAGATGAGAACCAGCCACCGGCACTTTTGAGCGTACCAGAAGTGGTGGAGGTGAAAGAAGTGAAGGTCTGCACTGTAATAATCAAAAGctgtataaatgttatatatgtatatatatagatagatagatagatagatagatatatagctGCAAGGTAATATATATTAGATATACCTATCTTATAGGTCACTTTATAAGATACTTTATGGAAAGATACATATGTCAATGATTATATTCCTAAAATTTATGAACTGATAAAATCCAATCCTGAGCTTGTGATTGTTAATCGTCCAACAGTTTAGTCCGTTTTAATGGAACCTTGGTGATTGAtttgattgcagtgagaaaatATTCGACTCTGAGTTAACCCAACTGCATGATGTGATACAtacttacagtatataactAGTTTATGacatggtgtgtggtgtgtgtctgttttttcttcctttttttttttttattggcccAAATCTTCAGAGCACATGACAGTTCTGTAGCACTACAGTTCTGTCCTTTGACTCACATCTAGCAGCTAAcatctacttaaaaaaaatgctgtaaccCAAACTCAcggcatgtttggttcacttcctgcagtcgagtcgattcagagtcaatTTGCATTCAGACTGCAGCTGAGTTCATGTATTAGTGGACTCAGAACACATCGCTCAGACGCTCTCGGACCGGTTGTTTTGGTCCACACCCGAGTGTGATTGATGTGTTCTCACCTCCCTAAAGAACCACACCAAGACAGTAAACACGCCAGGGTTCGATTCAGGCAGACTAAACACTGCGTATGTGAAAGCATCCCAAAAATTCCTGAGCTTTCAACTCACGACTTTCTGCTCACTATCCCTTTTGAATAAAGATTACAATACATTCAAAATTTACCCATCAAGTATTAAGAATTTATTAGTCCCTGAATAACTCTCTACACATCCCTGATGTTTTATC
This genomic window contains:
- the clmna gene encoding calmin isoform X1, which codes for MAGQEWTDWFEREELIGQISDIRVQNLQVEREVVQKRTFTRWMNLHLEKCNPPLMVNDLFHDIRDGRVLMALLEELSGCRLLHEFKPSAHRIFRLNNIARVLAFLEERNVKLVSIDAADVADGNSSIVLGLIWNIILFFQIKELTGNIRNQFPSSSSLSSIPTSSDSDMSQSSTPSDEKKPSIVARDHGKAIKTLLHWVQRRTRKYGVAVQDFGKSWTSGLAFLAVIKSIDPSLVDMRRALLRSPRENIEEAFRTAHYSLGIPRLLEPEDVTLNRPDEQSIMTYVSQFLEHFPGIEEDEPSDILERNKVSARMTELPVKNGVQRKREKSSVVKRDWVQPPPKIFISSVVKDQEQKRSPVPLQTVDDRPWDSEDSSVGSSPSTTENRPLSRPMGLNRDPSSPLSSPQPSLIDSAMDFPESWAETPSELPQSCSNDSLRDSTSAGDLTSLGSPLESERGLQDQVDSELFIDEGNFSLSLEARSALLSEEEDAYRYILDLKEEESASDVPNEDVMKNSNAQEPCPETNPDKPTSSDPYYGDSDSGYYPDQKDISTPQPDDDSKSLLSPDSNKPVDVVENELENLAENRKENLESSNTEAVQKTSTESDQTNVFEDDQEWPVVQYERISISGSEEDIEELGAELCEEPLDDQIEGNQMPDVFGSRMEDGAADKNYSFRKSEDVDQVQEPDQNSPKPEDKADQISTEYELPQIPTNQPGATDTEAEIQEKEEQKSGTEDSSKTEEPTMKDLGESYQQMTDRLVETNVPEVEEEKPESSPVKQPKKIGENVTGDEETSQGDLSLVQEDIVAKSKLEDELSATQSLPETEIMPENGIIEDKCEDECMKEEDSSSSLQNISNYKAMEDALFENNMSMPVSVTSRSNALVSDIPTPEALDEPNPGTPSCAEDEQSFSPPTPSIGDQPYDNENEGQATWEETKILDTERVERYRAELRLSLSVTPLQPAPSQPALTDSDSAQEKVITVDDGVVESPGQSPFGLWVAHPGEWGLVETDLDAEIERNKREEQKNREEEKNEDSAAARENTDTLREEAASERSTEDENQPPALLSVPEVVEVKEVKQPRENGETPAAITTNHADERCVMCNKKVCSPVRTPQRANHPELSEVDFLLLMWLLLYCLFVLPHMDIRTISRFLLNLDE
- the clmna gene encoding calmin isoform X2 — its product is MAGQEWTDWFEREELIGQISDIRVQNLQVEREVVQKRTFTRWMNLHLEKCNPPLMVNDLFHDIRDGRVLMALLEELSGCRLLHEFKPSAHRIFRLNNIARVLAFLEERNVKLVSIDAADVADGNSSIVLGLIWNIILFFQIKELTGNIRNQFPSSSSLSSIPTSSDSDMSQSSTPSDEKKPSIVARDHGKAIKTLLHWVQRRTRKYGVAVQDFGKSWTSGLAFLAVIKSIDPSLVDMRRALLRSPRENIEEAFRTAHYSLGIPRLLEPEDVTLNRPDEQSIMTYVSQFLEHFPGIEEDEPSDILERNKVSARMTELPVKNGVQRKREKSSVVKRDWVQPPPKIFISSVVKDQEQKRSPVPLQTVDDRPWDSEDSSVGSSPSTTENRPLSRPMGLNRDPSSPLSSPQPSLIDSAMDFPESWAETPSELPQSCSNDSLRDSTSAGDLTSLGSPLESERGLQDQVDSELFIDEGNFSLSLEARSALLSEEEDAYRYILDLKEEESASDVPNEDVMKNSNAQEPCPETNPDKPTSSDPYYGDSDSGYYPDQKDISTPQPDDDSKSLLSPDSNKPVDVVENELENLAENRKENLESSNTEAVQKTSTESDQTNVFEDDQEWPVVQYERISISGSEEDIEELGAELCEEPLDDQIEGNQMPDVFGSRMEDGAADKNYSFRKSEDVDQVQEPDQNSPKPEDKADQISTEYELPQIPTNQPGATDTEAEIQEKEEQKSGTEDSSKTEEPTMKDLGESYQQMTDRLVETNVPEVEEEKPESSPVKQPKKIGENVTGDEETSQGDLSLVQEDIVAKSKLEDELSATQSLPETEIMPENGIIEDKCEDECMKEEDSSSSLQNISNYKAMEDALFENNMSMPVSVTSRSNALVSDIPTPEALDEPNPGTPSCAEDEQSFSPPTPSIGDQPYDNENEGQATWEETKILDTERVERYRAELRLSLSVTPLQPAPSQPALTDSDSAQEKVDDGVVESPGQSPFGLWVAHPGEWGLVETDLDAEIERNKREEQKNREEEKNEDSAAARENTDTLREEAASERSTEDENQPPALLSVPEVVEVKEVKQPRENGETPAAITTNHADERCVMCNKKVCSPVRTPQRANHPELSEVDFLLLMWLLLYCLFVLPHMDIRTISRFLLNLDE